The nucleotide sequence GCAATTTCAATCCATGGGACAAACCCATATGGTACATCTTCTGTAATATAACGGTGTGTAAGGTTTTCCGGCCCCTTCGCTGTAAGATGATCAGAACTATGGATTGTATCATACCAATTATTATTTTGTTTCACATACCCCGTATCAATCACTCGTTCTAAATATGGCAAAATATCTAACCCTATCGCTTGACCAATCGCCATTCTTTCCTCATCTAGCATAGCCATTACATCAGACACACGCGGCGTCACACCTTCTTGGAAATGGTAGTACTCCCCATCTGCATACTCAATTCGTCCTGCGTTAAAAATGCAAGGGGCTACATTTAAGACCGGATTACCATTATTAAACCCTGTTTCAAGCACATTGTTTGTTAAACAAGTATTCGGGTATAATTGTTTAAACAACTTGATAAAACGGTCATTTTGGGTAGATGGAAATGCTGAGGCATAAAGCTTTTTGACATATAATTTCACATGTACTGCTGCTTCACCATTAATTTTCCGACACGCATAAGGAAGAGTGTTTGTTTCTGCAAGTATGTATCCTGGTTGTACATTATTTTCTTTAAATACCTTTTCAAAACATAATGTTCCGCCTGTATATCCTGGCAATATAACAATACATTGTTCAGAGCGGATATACGAGGCAATCATCTCTGCAATCTCTTGGTGAAGTTTTGCATGTGTAATAATTAAAATTACATCAGCTGATAAAACAGCTTTCTTAATATTAACCTCAACCTTTGGTGATGGTATGAGCCCTGATATTTCCCCAGTAAGCTTCAAATTTCTAGATTTAATAAGGGGGAAAATATTTTCATGATACTCTGGGTGCTCAAATACCGTAACTTGGTAGCCTTTTATCATTAAGTCACCAGCAGCTGCATATCCTCCACTCCCTCCTCCAATTATTGTTATATTGGTATAGTTCATACTCGATACACCTTCTTTTTAATAAGTTAATTGTGATCTTATAAGCCATCCCATTCTCTATTCCTTATTAAAATGGATAAAATGCATAACATTTCATTGTACAAATGGATAATTGTAGATTACTCTTAATATTGATAGAATTTTTTCTGAATATTTTAATAAAAAAAGGTGATATGATGGCCATCACGATTGAAGACATGTTGAAATTACCCTTATTGAAAGAAGCAGATTATGTAGCAGGAAGGAAAGGGCAAAAGAAGATTGTTCGTTGGGTAACCATATTAGAATTATTAGACGACATTGAACAACTTGAAGAAGGAGAATTGCTACTGACTACTGCTTTTGATTTACATTCTAGTTCAAATTTAAAGAGTAACCTTATTCCCCATTTAGCTTCACAAAAATTATCTGGAATTATCATTCAAACTGGTTACTATCTAGAGAAAATTCCCGAAGAAATGATCGAAGCCGCAAACGACTATAGCTTTCCAATTATTGAAATCCCAAAAAATGTTACCTTCTCAGAGATCACGAAAGGAATTCACAAAAATATTATCAATAAACAGTTTGAAGAAATTCATTATTCTGAACAAATATATAGAAAGTTAACGAATATAGCGATTAATAACGAAGGTTTAGAGCCCATTGCAAAAGCTGTAAGGGATTTAATCAATGGGCAATTAACGTTTTTTGATATTAATCTAAATAAACTTTGTGTATCAAAAGCTAGCTTTTCATTGCCTGAGGATTTTAGTCAAAATTTATTAAGCGAGCATAAAAAGAAGGAATCACAGGATTTGTTTGAGCTAACAAAGCTATCATTTGATAACGATTTTCATGCAATTATTACACCTATTATGGCCAAGGGTAACATCTACGGCTATATAGTAGGTATAAAAAAGGTTCCTTTCAATAACTTTGAAGAGATCGCTATTCAACATTCATCTACAATAGGAGCATTAGAATTTATCAAACTTGCAACACTTGAAGCAAAGGATAACCAACTTAGATCTGACTTTTTGGAGCTTTTATTAACAGGTAACTATACAGATGAAATTACGATTCATTCAAAAAGTGAAGCTCTTGGATATAAATTAGATGCAAATGATACTTGTGTTGGTATCATAAAAATTGATACATATGAAAACATTGATTACAAGGAACGAAATAAATTAGAAAGTCAATTACAACAAACCATTTTAAAACACCTTCAGGACCATGCAATTGAAACCCTTTTTAAATGTTTAAATGGACAGTTTATATTACTCATGACTAATTATTACCCAGACCGTTCAGACATTTCATTAATATTAGCAAAGCTGTCTGAACACATTAAACAAAAGTATGATTTAACACTTTCGATCGGAATTGGAAAATATTATAACAATATCAATGAATATCGTTTCTCCTTTAAAGAAGCACAGGAAGCATTATTTATCATTGAATCAGTTTGGAAGAAAAATAAACTGCTTCATTATAAGGATCTTGGCCTTTATAAACTATTGTTACCACTCTTACAAAACAAAGAACTAATTCAAGAGTATCATCACAAAATTCTTAAAGACATCTTAAATAATGAAGAATTACTTGAAACACTACGCATCTACCTTGAAGATATGAAGATGAACAATGCTGCTGAAAAATTGTTTATTCATCGCCACACATTAAAATATCGTATAAAAAAAATTGAGAAATTAACTGATCGAAAAATTCACAACTTTAAAGACAGAATTGAATTAGAACTCGCTTTAATTATCCATAACATGCTCTACAATGAATAAATAATCTAGAAAGCCCTGAAATAGTTCAGGGCTTCAGGCTGTCGAGAAAGTCTCGACAGCCTGTTTTTTTACCTTATTACCGCGTTAATTTGTTATAATAGATGTAAATGAAGATACAGGCGGTGATAAGGTTGTTTCATACAAATAAAGACCGACAATACGAAATGGAGTTTGTACATATTGAAGAGCTAGTCCCAGAAGACCATCTCTTACGAAAAATTGATAAATATATTGATTTCTCCTTTATCCTTGAAAAAGTTCGTCCTTATTATTGCGAAGATAATGGGCGTCCCTCTCTCGATCCTCTCGTTCTTTTCAAAATGATGTTTATCGGCTATTTTTATGGTATTCGTTCCGAACGTCAGCTTGAACGTGAAATTCAGACAAATGTCGCTTACCGATGGTTTTTAGGGCTTCATCTAAATGATAAGGTTCCTCACCATTCAACGATTAGTTGGAATCGGCGTACACGATTCAAAGGCACAACGGTTTTTCAAGACATTTTTGATGAAATCGTTCATCAAGCGATGAGTCATCGTATGGTCGGTGGTCGAGTGCTGTTTACGGATTCGACTCATTTGAAGGCAAATGCCAACCGACACCAATTTACACGGGAAGAAGTAGAAGAAGAAACACGGGATTATATTGATGAACTTAACAAAGCTGTGGAAGAGGATCGGATCCAGAATGGAAAAAAGCCCCTTAAACCGAAAGAGGAGGTGAAAGAAACAAAAACGATCCGCGTTAGTAAGACGGATCCTGAGAGTGGTTACCTATACCGTGAGAATAAGCCAGAAGGGTTCTTTTATTTAGATCATAGAACGACTGACCTGAAATATAATGTGATTACCGATGTTCATGTCACTCCAGGCAACCTTCACGATTCTGTTCCTTATTTGAATCGGTTAGACCTACAGGTTGAAAAGTTTGGCTTTGATTTAGAAGGTGTGGGACTGGACGCTGGTTACTTAACAATGCCGATTTGTAAGGGGTTAACTGACCGTAACATTTTTGGAGTCATTGCTCATCGTCGGTACAGTTCGACGAAAGGACTTATGCCAAAGTGGAAATTTAAATTTGATGAAGAACGAAATGTTTATGTATGTCCACAGGGAGAAACGTTAACCTATCGCACCACTACAAGAGAAGGGTACCGCGAATACAAATCCGATCCAAAAAGTGTGAAGAGTGTTCATTACTTGAAAGCTGTACACGGTCTAAAAATCATCAAAAGGTTCTCACCCGACACATGTGGGAGGACCGAAAAGAACAAATCCGACGAAATCGCTTATCCAAAGAAGGAAAAGTGATTACACAAAAAAGAAGAGAAACCGTTGAGCGAAGCTTCGCAGATTCAAAAGAACTGCATGGGCTTCGCTATTGCAGGTTGAGGGGATTGGAAAATGTAAAAGAGCAGGCATTACTTACAGCTGCCTGCCAGAACATGAAAAAGATTGCCCTTCACCTATCCAGACAGAATGGATAGGTGAAGGGGAGTATTTTTCTTTCAAATCCTCACTTCTATAGAGTAAAAATCATCCTATTTTAAAAAGTCATGAAAAAAGCTTGTAGAAAAACACAGGGTTTCTCTACAAGCTGAAGCCCTGAAATAGTTCAGGGCTTTTTTTTATCTTATCAACTCAATTTGATTCCCTTCAAAATAATCAATTGTTGCCCGATATAATGCCCGCTCATACTTATCGTTAGCATTTGGATTCAATTGATAACCTTCAGTGATTAATAACTCAACGAATGGGAAAATTTTTTCTCCATATACCTCCATACATTCTTTTGCCATTACCCCAGGCCATGCATTACAACTTACAGTCTTACGTTTATGAGTTGTGTCTATCATTTCTGGAATACCTTCATTCCAATCTTTATCATCTACATGAAATATATATTTTTCCAAACTTCCATGTGCTAGTCCTTCAATAGATTTTACTTGAGTTCCCGTTTCCCTAATTTCATATGGGTCTGCAGTTAAATCCAAGATAATTGCTTCTTCTGGTAAATAACCAATCCATTCATTTGGAATGATTGTTAAAGTACTGTCTGGTCGTTTTGTTGCATCAACTAACAAATCAGTTTCTTTTAATACTTGTTTAATTTGATTATCATGTGGAGTTATTTCTTTTTCTAAAAACTCCACACGAAGTCCTTCAACACCTTTTTCTTTAAACCCTAACTGATTGTACTGTTGGTAAGCATAGCGTGCAGCCTGGAATCCTAAATTCCCCATACCTAATATTGAAATATGTATAGCTTTTTGATCAAAATACCCTTTATCAACTAATTTATTTAATTCCTGGGAAACTAGTATAAATACCACCTAACGCTGTCATTTCATATGTAACCATCATTCTTTGATTTTTATCATCAACAATTCCATCTAATGAAAAGCTATGGATCTTTTGCTCCTTCAACTTATTAAGGAGTAAAGGCCGGGTTTCATAATGTAACATTGATAATAATCCAGCATGAGGCTTAATCAAGTCTAGCGATTCAAACTCAGGTACGCGAATAACAATTATTAAATCTTGTTTAAATACTTCTTCACGTTCTGCAAAAACAATCCGATCGTTTTGTTCTAAATAGTCTTCTTCTGTATAACCAAGCTTTTCTCCATATCCTTTTTCTAAAAAACAATCACAATTATATTGTTTTAATTTTCTGAAAAATACTGGTAAAAAATCACGTTTTTCTTCTTGTTCTTTATCCATAATCGGAAATCCTATATTTTTAATAACAGCTGAAGTCAAAATATTGTTCCCCCTCTAATATTAGTTATTGCATATTATAAAAGGAAGGAAAGGGGATTAGTATGACCATCAAGCATAAAAAAAATTCTGATTTTTATACAAAAGGAGAAAATTTACCGCATAGAGAGAGTAGGTTTGAAACGCTCTCTCTTTCTTTTTACTGAAGGGTTCTTCACTTTTGACTTATTTGTAGATAAAAACTTTAATTTCAAACTCTGTATTATAATCCAAAAAACACAAACAACAAATGTAAATTCATTGTACATCATGTATAATTACACGTAAGACTTATTAATAGAAAGGGGTATCTATGGGAATTAATGTACATGAGGCTCTGCAACTTCCCACGATGAGTCAAACAAAACTAGCGGGTGGGGCAGGCGGCTTACATAATACAATTAAATGGGTCACTGTAGTGGAGGTAATTGAAGACATTAACCGTCTACAAGAAGGAGAATTTTTAATTACAACCGGCTATGGCCTGGAAGATTACAAAAATGAATTTCATAAGCTTTTATCTATAGAAAAGTTATCAGGCGTTGCCATTTATACAAGTTTTTATATTAGTAAAATTCCAGAAAGCTTTATCCAATTGGCTGATAAGCATAATCTTCCCTTAATTGAAATTCCAACTGATATCAACTTTTCTACAATTACAAAAGAGATATTACAGCAAATTCTTAATAAACAAATGGAACTGACCTCTTTTTCTCTTAATATTCATAAAAAATTAACGCGATTGGTGTTACAAAACAAAGGAAAAAAAGCCATAATCGAAACCTTAGGGCAATTAATTCATGCTTCTGTCTTTCTACTAGATGATACATATTCACCTTTATATGAGCACAATCGAAATAATGTGCATTATGCTGATAGATATGTTTATTTCAATAACAAAAGGGTTTGTGATGTTGCAAGATTTTCATTTGATAAACAAGCATCCCTTTTATTCCATAAAACAATCGGATCTGACATCTTGATTTGCGTTCCAATCATTGCAAATGAAACCACCTTTGGATATATACTTGCTGTCAAAGAACAAATCAATTGGTCAGAATTTGATAATGTAGCAATCGAGCATGCAGCTACTGTGTATGCTTTGGAGTTTCTTAAGGAAGCGGCTGTTGAAGCTGCCCACCTAGGGATTAAAGGGGAATTTCTAGAAGAAGTTTTCAATAAGAATTTTAAAGACAAATCAACGGTTATTGAACAAGCAAAAAAGCTAGACTATGACCTAACGACATCGCAATCAGTCCTCTTTGTTCAATTTAAAAAGGAGAAAAAGTTAGAAGATATTTTGTTCTCAAATATTGATGCCTTATATCAATTTTCAAGAAAATTGCTCACAGATAAAAACATTAATCATTTGATTCGGGCTAAAAGAAATGAGCTGTATATTCTGTTTGAGAATCTACCATCAAAAGGGATGAATGAACATGCTCAAAGCATTCATATTGCTAATGCTCTGAGGGAAAGGTGGATACAGGAGAAGCACGATGAAATCGTTATCGGAATTGGACGAACCTATGATGATATTTACCTGTTAGGGAGAAGTGCACAAGAAGCGAAAAATGCTATTTATTATTCACCTTTACTTTTTAATGAAAAAGATGTGGTTCATTATAATGAGCTTGGAACGTTTCATTTTCTTATCCACCAATACGAGCAAGGTTTACACCTTAAGGAATTTTATATAGATACCCTTCAGCCTCTTATCTCCCAACAGAGATCAAGCCTTGATTTCATTCATACATTGGAAGTTTATTTTAAAAATAATCAAAGTATTCAATTAACATCATCTGAATTGTTCATCCATCGACACACGTTAAAATATCGTCTTGACCAGATTCAGAAAAAAACGGGCTTAAATCTGCATTCTCCGGATGAAAAACTTAAGCTTCAATTATCTGTTCTTGCTTATAAACTTGATCAATATATGAAGCAACAACCGAAAAAGCTCCAAAAGTATTAGCTTAACTTTTGGAGCTTTTGGTATTTTTGAAAAAGATATCAAGCATTAACGACTAATCTCAACATGATGACATGCCAC is from Bacillus tianshenii and encodes:
- a CDS encoding NAD/NADP octopine/nopaline dehydrogenase family protein, with product MNYTNITIIGGGSGGYAAAGDLMIKGYQVTVFEHPEYHENIFPLIKSRNLKLTGEISGLIPSPKVEVNIKKAVLSADVILIITHAKLHQEIAEMIASYIRSEQCIVILPGYTGGTLCFEKVFKENNVQPGYILAETNTLPYACRKINGEAAVHVKLYVKKLYASAFPSTQNDRFIKLFKQLYPNTCLTNNVLETGFNNGNPVLNVAPCIFNAGRIEYADGEYYHFQEGVTPRVSDVMAMLDEERMAIGQAIGLDILPYLERVIDTGYVKQNNNWYDTIHSSDHLTAKGPENLTHRYITEDVPYGFVPWIEIAEKFNVSANLMRSFSNLASALIGENYFNSGRKLTDMGINHLSAQEIKQYVEKGY
- a CDS encoding PucR family transcriptional regulator ligand-binding domain-containing protein; this translates as MMAITIEDMLKLPLLKEADYVAGRKGQKKIVRWVTILELLDDIEQLEEGELLLTTAFDLHSSSNLKSNLIPHLASQKLSGIIIQTGYYLEKIPEEMIEAANDYSFPIIEIPKNVTFSEITKGIHKNIINKQFEEIHYSEQIYRKLTNIAINNEGLEPIAKAVRDLINGQLTFFDINLNKLCVSKASFSLPEDFSQNLLSEHKKKESQDLFELTKLSFDNDFHAIITPIMAKGNIYGYIVGIKKVPFNNFEEIAIQHSSTIGALEFIKLATLEAKDNQLRSDFLELLLTGNYTDEITIHSKSEALGYKLDANDTCVGIIKIDTYENIDYKERNKLESQLQQTILKHLQDHAIETLFKCLNGQFILLMTNYYPDRSDISLILAKLSEHIKQKYDLTLSIGIGKYYNNINEYRFSFKEAQEALFIIESVWKKNKLLHYKDLGLYKLLLPLLQNKELIQEYHHKILKDILNNEELLETLRIYLEDMKMNNAAEKLFIHRHTLKYRIKKIEKLTDRKIHNFKDRIELELALIIHNMLYNE
- a CDS encoding IS1182 family transposase (programmed frameshift), which encodes MEFVHIEELVPEDHLLRKIDKYIDFSFILEKVRPYYCEDNGRPSLDPLVLFKMMFIGYFYGIRSERQLEREIQTNVAYRWFLGLHLNDKVPHHSTISWNRRTRFKGTTVFQDIFDEIVHQAMSHRMVGGRVLFTDSTHLKANANRHQFTREEVEEETRDYIDELNKAVEEDRIQNGKKPLKPKEEVKETKTIRVSKTDPESGYLYRENKPEGFFYLDHRTTDLKYNVITDVHVTPGNLHDSVPYLNRLDLQVEKFGFDLEGVGLDAGYLTMPICKGLTDRNIFGVIAHRRYSSTKGLMPKWKFKFDEERNVYVCPQGETLTYRTTTREGYREYKSDPKKCEECSLLESCTRSKNHQKVLTRHMWEDRKEQIRRNRLSKEGKVITQKRRETVERSFADSKELHGLRYCRLRGLENVKEQALLTAACQNMKKIALHLSRQNG
- a CDS encoding PucR family transcriptional regulator ligand-binding domain-containing protein — encoded protein: MGINVHEALQLPTMSQTKLAGGAGGLHNTIKWVTVVEVIEDINRLQEGEFLITTGYGLEDYKNEFHKLLSIEKLSGVAIYTSFYISKIPESFIQLADKHNLPLIEIPTDINFSTITKEILQQILNKQMELTSFSLNIHKKLTRLVLQNKGKKAIIETLGQLIHASVFLLDDTYSPLYEHNRNNVHYADRYVYFNNKRVCDVARFSFDKQASLLFHKTIGSDILICVPIIANETTFGYILAVKEQINWSEFDNVAIEHAATVYALEFLKEAAVEAAHLGIKGEFLEEVFNKNFKDKSTVIEQAKKLDYDLTTSQSVLFVQFKKEKKLEDILFSNIDALYQFSRKLLTDKNINHLIRAKRNELYILFENLPSKGMNEHAQSIHIANALRERWIQEKHDEIVIGIGRTYDDIYLLGRSAQEAKNAIYYSPLLFNEKDVVHYNELGTFHFLIHQYEQGLHLKEFYIDTLQPLISQQRSSLDFIHTLEVYFKNNQSIQLTSSELFIHRHTLKYRLDQIQKKTGLNLHSPDEKLKLQLSVLAYKLDQYMKQQPKKLQKY